ACCGTCCCAACAGACTTAACGGTATTAATCAGCTTAGCTGAAGCTTGTTGATTATAGATAAAATTTTTCTCTACCTCATAAACCTTATTTCTAAATCATCTAAAGATAATACCAAAATTTTGCTTCTATATTTTCTTACCAATAATAGGGGTTGACAGGCAATACTGGCTGCGAAATAATAACCTAATACTCATATTTTTAATGACTTAACTGCCGAATACCTATACATAATTGTTCGGCTTTTATTATAGAAGGTTGCGTGCTTATTATGGATGTTTACTGGGAACAATTCAAAACACCCTTTTTATGCTTTGCCGGGTTTTCAGGGGTTGGAAAAACCACTTTACTGGAGCGTTTGGTTAAGCGGTTTTCCGAAGAAGATATCCGTGTAGGCTATTACAAGCATGACGCACATCGTTTTTCAATTGACCGAGACGGCAAAGACACAGCCCGGGCAAAACAGGCTGGAGCTGGCATCATTACTATTAATGATCCCAAACATTTTGCCATCGTTGCCGATAATGCCTTTAAAAAACGTTCGATCACTCATGCTTTGGAACAATGTGACTGTATCCTTATTGAAGGGTACAAACAATCACCTTTTGATAAGATCGTTTTTCTCGATCAAAAGGGACATTTTCCTATTCCTTCCGAAACCCCGGGTATTAAGGCCGTCATTCACCAAGGGCTAACCAGTAGTGACCTGCCCGACGTCCCGCGTTTTCATCGAGATGAAATCGAGCCTATCTACCAATTTGTCCGCGACCATTTCAAAAGATGTGCCAGCGAACTTTTTGGAGCTGTTTTTGTAGGAGGTGATAGCAAGCGGATGGGAAAGCCAAAGTTTTCGCTCACCTATGATGGTGTATCGGGGACAGAAAAGGCGGTCAAACTTTTGAGCAAATTTTGCAATAAAGTATTTCTTTCCTCACGCGCCGATCTTGATATGGGTTCTTTAGGCCAGATAGCAAATGTAGAACGGGTTAATGATGATCATATTGGACTCGGACCCGTTGGAGGACTGGCAACTCTGATGGGACAATTTCCAAATAAGGCATGGATGATAACCGCATGCGACATGCCCTTTTTAAAAGAAGAGGATTTTGAGGCAATCTTACAAAACCGAGATCCATTAAAATATGGTACATGCTATGTTCAAAAAGGCAGCTTCGGTTATGAGCCAATGTGCGCCATTTACGAACCAAAATTCATCGTTCCTCTTTTTGAAGCCATGTCAAGACGGGAGCTGTCCTTGTCTAGAATTATTGCTGGGTCTGCTTCTATTGAGGCACTCCCATTTAAAAAATTAAAGATCAACGAAGTG
The Nitrospinota bacterium genome window above contains:
- the mobB gene encoding molybdopterin-guanine dinucleotide biosynthesis protein B produces the protein MDVYWEQFKTPFLCFAGFSGVGKTTLLERLVKRFSEEDIRVGYYKHDAHRFSIDRDGKDTARAKQAGAGIITINDPKHFAIVADNAFKKRSITHALEQCDCILIEGYKQSPFDKIVFLDQKGHFPIPSETPGIKAVIHQGLTSSDLPDVPRFHRDEIEPIYQFVRDHFKRCASELFGAVFVGGDSKRMGKPKFSLTYDGVSGTEKAVKLLSKFCNKVFLSSRADLDMGSLGQIANVERVNDDHIGLGPVGGLATLMGQFPNKAWMITACDMPFLKEEDFEAILQNRDPLKYGTCYVQKGSFGYEPMCAIYEPKFIVPLFEAMSRRELSLSRIIAGSASIEALPFKKLKINEVDRSKFMNINTTEDYEKRNLRLVVYQKKETL